agaaaaaaaaaattcaacaagaGTTTCATGATGTTAGCATTCTTTTCCCTTGGATTTTATGGTGGAATGAGCATTCTAGATAGACCTAAATCCTACAGGGAATGTCAATGAAATTTTCAGGCTATTGTGATTCTTGAAAACCAGAAGGTATAAGTATaccttaacaaaaatatttaactgcctcaagcaaaaaaaaaattagtacatgagaaagaaaaaaggaaaaacttacTTTCTCAAAGCAGCATAAGCTTCAGCCTTTTCAAGAGGGTAGCCAGATGAATAGAAGGCAACCAAGCAATCACATATTGGCCAGCTGAAGTAAGCGAGCATGGCAACAAATCAGACATCAATCAGAGACCAAACTGCATGATTATGTTACAAGGACACCCTCAACTTATAAATAGCTGAAATCAACACCATGAATCTAAATAGTCACATTGATGACAGCATGCAGAAGTGTCGAAATAATATGTACAAACACAGAAAGAGAAGATTAATCCAAGTCTTGAGCCGAAGTGTTCCAtgtttcaaagtatttttagatATAACAACTACTGATACAACTGAAATCAAGGAAGTTCTCTTTATTCAAAAATGGTCTATGTACCATtttcattggaaaaaaataatattcaatgTCTAGCAAGTTCTCCATTGCGATAGTGAATATAATCCCAGAAATGTCAGTAGGGTTGCTCAAGGAGCACCTGCTGATCCTATTGAAGATATAATAATGAAACATAGACAAATCCAAAAGTAACCATTCTCTCACTTAAGAGTGTAATCCCTACTCATCAATTAAAACCAGTCTTCTGATTAAACCATGAAATAAACATCATCAAAGTACAGGAGTCCATTCTGGACCTAAGACTTAAAACTAGTGTAACTTATAAGTTTAGCAgttaaattaatgttaatttcaaaaccttttcaGGAGAAGACCGGTTTAAGTCAAAtggatttgaaaaatattttgtggCGGTCTTCCATGTTTGAAATAAGAATCCAGGATAGTAATTGCAGAATCTTAAGTTTCTTCAATGATGGTTGGAattctttgtatatttttttctcttggattttttattttattttattttttaatagaagaGTCATTAGCTAGAGTTTGAAATAAACACAAAACAATGACATCCTTATTTCAAGATTAAAATCCTTCAAGATCTCTCCCCAGTATCCCATAATCCATATCTTGGAAACCATTACTTCTTTGAAATGATGCCAATTTGCTTCCCTTCTGATTTTCTATAAATTAGGCAGGACTAGCCAGCTTCACTAATTCATGTCTAACAAATTCTTCAATCATGTAGCTTAGGAATTAGATTAGATAGTTCCACAACCTCAAGTTCTGAGATAAAGAAAGGAACCAACTCACATTATAATCAAACAACAAATACACATGGACAACTTTATATGCCAGTAAACAAAGGACTCTGGTGCTATATTAATAGCATGGTAATGTACCTCTCTACAGGATCTTCAAGAATAACCTTGTCGCCGAAAATTATGATCTACAATAATTCATTCAACAAGAGACCTCATGAGAAACATAAACCATAAAGACTACCAGCTCAAAACAGATAATCCACCTCTGGACCCTTCCGTGCATCATAATTCTTACTTATTGTATATCttatttcaggaaaaaaaaaaatggaatcattCAAACGAACTCACtggatttttaatcaaaaaattcatttaatgcAATTCACCCAGACAAACTCATGAGAATGACATGTGAGTCATCCAAATCCGCGCAAAAAAGGATAAACTCCGGTTCAAAATAAACTCAGATACCTCAAATTCACCAAATGCTTGGAGTCTCTCAAGAATCTGCCCCATGGGAGCCGAAAACACCTAAAGCATGATttataagaagaagaagaagaagaagaagaagaagaagaagaaaaggtaaCACATCAAATCCATCAGTAGGCGGAAAAACAGAATCAAACAAAACGAAAAACGATTCTACTTTCTTAAGTTTCCACATCTGCTCTGTTTTTGGATCGTATGTAAATTCAGCAAAAGGAATTGAACCTCGGATCCACATTTCACCTTCTTTTCCATTACACATACACCAACCGCTATCTTTTTACCAACACCTCCCCCTAACACCACCATCTTTCTCTCGCTAAAacaaactttctctctctctaaagcTGCAGATTCAGGAACGCTTCCGAATCTCAACTTCACTGCTCTGTTTCCCgcaaaaacagaaaaatcatattaaaaaaaaaaaaacaaaaacagagaaaGCGCGTCGAAAAAAGTAAAACACCACAAAGCGTTACCGGAGACCGCAAGAAACGCGCCGACTTGCGAGAAACGAAATCGGAGAGATGAGAGGAAGAGCTGAGAATGAGTCACGGGAGGAGGAGAAAAAAGCTGAGCGGAGGCAACAATGAATATATGGCTGTATGTGGGGCTGCGGAGAAAAAAGCTGAGCGGCGGCAACAATGAATATATGGCTGTATGTGGGGCTGTTTGGAGAGGTGGAGATTGGATTCTGGAATATGCAAGATTTTTAACAGGAGGACGTGGAAAGACTTTGGGTCTCCGACTCTGCGCTTGTGGAAGTCCTTGTCATATCATGTCTGTGAGGTATGGGCTTTTCGGTGAACGCGTCCCCTCAAATACGGTCGTCATATCATGCCTAAAATGTGTGCCATCTCCTTTATTTTTAGGAAGGGGCAGTTAGGTCAACCACGTtcaaatttttccaaaattacaAGTTACCAAATACGCACCGTACCAAACTTTAAATCACGATCGTTAATATATATAGTCAAATTCGAATCATCCAACAAAAGTATCAAGAAATGAGGTTGTTTTTTTGCTACATAATTGCTTGTAATGGatgattattttttcatgtaataTCCAAAAGTTACAAGTCAATATCATGGAACGACTCAATTTATTGGAAGTTGTAAATTGGTCTTCATGATTTTACAATGAGTAAATTTTTGGCAATgaattttgtacattttttaatgtttataggGTCATATATTATGTATCATCATTATATGTGTCTATTATTTTATGTGCGATGatttatgatgaaaatgaaagaaaacgaataaaagaaaaacatatagaTTTAACGTCGTTCGATATATTGCTTATGTCCATaggaataagaaataaaattttccctatatatcaaattaaggtTACATAATAAGGCATTTATACTAATCCTCgtataatgaaatttcaaaaatactcTTATCGCTCCGCTTAATATAAGCCACATATATCAATTGTGTTCATTTTGAGTAATTGTCACGATTGTCCCTCAGCCTTGAAACAAGTGAGATAAGAATTTCAGTCCAACCCTGAGATAAGATTTCAGTCCAACATATGGATGTCACACTCAGATTGAGATGTATTATTAAATGTTAAAGAGTTCGGATTCTTTACTTTAATAATGAGGAGATCTTATGGTTGGGTTATGGGTCTGTGTGGGACATTGGGAAAAATATTATACGGCACGCAAGTGGTTTAGCCCGGGGGTCCATGTGGTAGTCGGTCCTTTTTGTTTGCCTGGAAGACCACTCTCAtgaaaaatctataaaaataattcaaatgaggtGACGAagccaataatttttttgtggGGTTGACCACCATGTGTTCCATAGATTTGCTTGCCGGGTGCTGTGGGAAGAATTCGACAGAGGTTGTTGAAGTTGGATATTGGGTAAGTCATTTTCCCCCATATTCGTAATGCCTAAATCCCCTTTCATGGGATTTGCCATCAATGTCAAGGCATTTTGTCAGTTTGGTAGGTGGTCTCTTCTGAATTTCCTCCCATGTTTTTATTGACTCAAAGCATGAGAAATGAAATCAGATTCTCACTACTGTTCTGGCTTAGAATGGCTGCTGGATTCTTTTTCATTGACCAAATAGAtgttaaaatcaaatcattaaaaagcCAAAATTCAGGTGTCCCAGGGACCTGTTTTTCTCTGTGTATGCAGTAAAGAGGTTTAAGAAAAAGATAAGCTTTCATGTGAAATATTGACCATGGAAAAACTTCAAAGGATGGGCGTCCACAGTCGTTATTCAGATAGAAGTAAAGCCTGAAAAGGGTAAATCTCTTCGTTTCTCAAAGACAGGCaagtaaagaagaaagaaaatgaaacatcaAAATTGAAAGGAATTTATTGATTTACAAGGAATGCTTATAGATCCCACCAACAAAATTTTGCTAGTATCTTACAATAGATAGCAGTTCATACACAAAAACTCAAGAGTAAAAGCTCAGGATGTCTAACAATGGATATATCATATGACTTCCTCCAGGGTAGCATCCAGTGCGAGTTTACCTATACTTGTGCCTGCAATGTATCCGCCTGTCCAAGCATTCTGTGAAAATAATTGATGGCCCAGTAAGATTACGGTGATCATCAAAGTAGGAGGTAATAAGATGAGGAACATCCAGATGTAGTATGCACAATTTCACAGATGGAACTGGTGTTATGTGAAAGTGAAATCATATGGACAAATGGCATCTACCAATTTGGCTTTGCACGAAGTCCTACTGTTTGTCTTTGCACAAAGTCAAATACACAAGGAGCTTTGGAAGGTGATTGTTATGCCAAATGTCTTTCTATGACTTTTCTATTCAATTTCGACTGCCTAAAATTGATAAGAAGAGTTATTCTGTAGCAAAGGATGCATTTCAACATTTCATACCTGGAAATTGAAACCACCGGTTACCCCATCAACATTCAACACCTACAGGTAGTTCAACTTTAGAGTTCCATAAATGatcattaaccaaaaaaaaaatgataataatagaatTGTTTAAAAGGTAGAAATCATGTACTCAGGGGTCAAGACCATAAATTGAAGTGACTGCAACCATAACCATGTGGGTTTGAGGTATTCTTTCAAGCTTTCTcatcaagaagaaaaatgaaaacccaGAGCATATAACAGGAGGAACATTACCTCTCCTGCAAAGAATAGATGCGACTGTATCCTGCTCTCCATTGTGTTTAGCGAGATCTTTATAAGAGCAAGGAAACCAGACTCATTCTTTCATCAAAGAGATTAATAGATAGAAATATAGTAATAGCAGGCAcatgcagagagagagagagagagagagagggagaacCTCAGACAATGGAACACCACCGGCAGTGACAAATTCATCCTTAAATATGCcctttattagaaataaatactTATCAATTCAAGAAGGTTGacaaattaaaaagtaaagtaAAAAGATAAAGAAGTTGAGGGGATCATACCTTCCCTGTCACTCCAAATGAACAGTGCTTTAAAAGAGAAGCAACAGAATATAATGAGTTATTTGAAACGGAAGCCCACAAGATATTTCCATCTAACCCCTGTATAAAgctaaaaaaaagttatcatCCATAATGAAAATTACACTGAAAAGTCCAACATACATTTTTTCAACTTGAACCATCCATACAAACCTCACGATCTAATATATATTTCCAAAATCTCTTCACAAGGCCAAATTTTGAGGGACAAGAATTCAGCACCTTTTGCTTCTGCAAATGGTGGGGGTGAAAAAAGAAAGCAATTGTCAGTTAAGATGCAACGAATTCTGATGCTCTTCTGGAATAGTAAATCCATGAGGCTAAATGTGTATGTGAGTACTTGCTATTTAGCCTTTAAGAAAATGGAAATATCAGTAGTTAACAAGAAAACTGGGAATGTAAAATTTCATCAGGTTTCTTACTCTAACAGTAAGCCATGATTGTTAAAATATGATATCTTGGGGCAAGACTTTTACTCTTCTAAAACATTATGTACTTGTATTTTGCCATTGGTTGAAGTACAGTTCTGTTGTGTCAAATAATATACACCAGAGCCCTCCTTTTTTGGGTTCCTGCCAACTAATGACAGGACACTAGCTTGTTGGAGATGATATATAATCTATTACCAACAACTGTTGGCATGTCAAACACATGTCTACACAATACCCATTTCTGCACGTGTTCAAAAGCTTCCTGGGCACTTAAAAATGAAGTCCAaatataattctttaaaatgtgCAAAAATACAAATGACAGCTCCTTCtgttttcaaaatctattttaaagTACCTACCATCCTTACTATTTTATTCTCTCCCAAATGTAATTACGCATGTTTAATGCAGTAAATTTCAAAGGAAACACATATGTAGCCCTGTCTCCATGCCTATATTTTTGAAGCTACTATGCCCAACACCCCATGTCCATGTTAGAAAACAACACTCAGgcacattttaaaaaatcacagTTGTTTGGCATCATACTCCTTTCACAATACTCCATTTCAAAGAATTAAAGCTAGAGAACAAGATTACCGCAAAGTGGTCCTTGTGTTGAATAAGGATGGTTTTCACATCTTCTATATGGAGATCAGGTGTAAAATCCACAAGAAGTATCCCTGCATCCAAATTTTAGCGAGTTAAAGAAAGATGATCAAAATATTAGAGGATGTAAAAGAAGGAAACAAGATATTATGTTACCTCTGTAACCTGAATTGAATAGATCACGGGCCCCCCAAGCAGATAATCGAAGAATTACTGGCCCACTGAATCCCCAGTGAGTGACTAACATAGGTCCAAcctaaaatccaaaaatatttgttgtcacCACATAAGAATTACTGATTCATGGAATCCCCAGAATGCGACTAACAATACCCATGCTAAGATCCAAATTT
Above is a genomic segment from Vitis riparia cultivar Riparia Gloire de Montpellier isolate 1030 chromosome 14, EGFV_Vit.rip_1.0, whole genome shotgun sequence containing:
- the LOC117931303 gene encoding uncharacterized protein YtfP isoform X2, yielding MQCDKWALSGQNEHYPRGNKEFRGSFFSMHGPVDTMSWFSDHGVNLKTEDDGRVFPVSNSSSSVIECLMSEMKKRRVLLQTGKVVTTVSTTVGGKFLLKIEKRTINSVEYLEADYLLIASGSSRQGYALATQLGHSIIDPVPSLFTFKIEDPHLAELSGVTFHKVKANLKLDNVQKNKPQLSQVGPMLVTHWGFSGPVILRLSAWGARDLFNSGYRGILLVDFTPDLHIEDVKTILIQHKDHFAKQKVLNSCPSKFGLVKRFWKYILDREGLDGNILWASVSNNSLYSVASLLKHCSFGVTGKGIFKDEFVTAGGVPLSEISLNTMESRIQSHLFFAGEVLNVDGVTGGFNFQNAWTGGYIAGTSIGKLALDATLEEVI